A single region of the Parasphingorhabdus litoris DSM 22379 genome encodes:
- a CDS encoding Hpt domain-containing protein produces MSFDYGALDAALAAAVGDDQSLIAELRTAFLESAKRQVDLLHRARCDANWHYAAWRLKGLAASFGARQVLLLAEEAATAAPGEPTVLRRLEQAIKTIEDHRD; encoded by the coding sequence ATGTCATTTGATTATGGAGCGCTCGACGCGGCATTGGCCGCTGCTGTAGGTGACGATCAGTCCCTAATTGCTGAGCTACGCACGGCCTTTTTAGAGAGCGCGAAACGGCAGGTTGATCTGCTGCATCGGGCCCGTTGTGATGCCAACTGGCACTATGCTGCATGGCGTTTGAAGGGCTTGGCGGCCAGCTTTGGAGCCAGGCAAGTTCTCTTGTTGGCAGAAGAAGCAGCAACCGCTGCGCCAGGCGAGCCAACTGTTTTGAGACGGCTAGAGCAGGCAATTAAGACGATCGAAGATCATCGAGACTGA
- the nuoN gene encoding NADH-quinone oxidoreductase subunit NuoN, whose product MDYRLSLIFTLPEIILAVSGLILLLVAAWGGAKSARLITILSVAALFGASAYAFEFLTNPSFEFGGDAFYGLYRMDGFGSFAKLLIYFAAIISLIVAPRFFKDGGAYRPEYPILILFATIGMGMMVSAADMMTLYIGLELNSLSAYVLASFVRNDVRSSEAGLKYFVLGALASGMLLFGISLVYGFAGSTSFSVIGDTLTGKLSTGPLIGVVLVLAGLAFKISAVPFHMWTPDVYEGAPTPVTAFFASAPKVAAIALTVRVIIDAFGSQTSTWQQIIVFVALASIVLGAVAAIGQQNIKRLLAFSSINNVGFLLIGLAAGTAQGISAMLFYLVIYVAMTLGSFICVMEMRDTEGKPLETLSSLAGLSQTRPGLAAAFAVFMFSLAGIPPLFGFWGKFLVFDAAVAAGMLPLAVIGIAASVIGAFYYIKVVKIIYFDDPAGAIAQTGHKTENGLIALMALAVSPLGYLAIPVLAPVTATAAQALF is encoded by the coding sequence ATGGATTACAGGCTTTCACTGATATTCACGCTGCCCGAGATCATTCTTGCAGTCAGTGGTTTGATCTTGTTGTTGGTCGCTGCCTGGGGCGGCGCTAAATCTGCGCGCTTGATCACAATTTTATCGGTTGCTGCTCTATTTGGAGCATCTGCTTATGCATTTGAATTTTTGACAAACCCATCTTTTGAATTTGGCGGAGACGCGTTTTACGGCCTCTATCGTATGGATGGTTTCGGCAGTTTTGCGAAACTGTTGATCTATTTCGCTGCGATTATATCGCTGATCGTGGCCCCACGCTTTTTCAAGGACGGGGGCGCTTATCGTCCGGAATATCCGATACTGATCCTGTTTGCGACAATCGGTATGGGCATGATGGTGTCCGCGGCTGACATGATGACCCTTTATATCGGGTTGGAGCTCAACAGTCTTTCCGCCTATGTTTTGGCAAGTTTTGTCAGAAATGATGTGCGTTCATCAGAAGCCGGTTTGAAATATTTCGTACTCGGCGCCTTGGCCAGCGGGATGTTGTTATTCGGTATTTCGCTTGTTTATGGTTTTGCGGGATCCACTAGCTTCTCGGTTATTGGCGACACGCTGACCGGAAAATTGTCCACCGGACCACTTATCGGAGTGGTGCTGGTTCTGGCTGGGCTGGCGTTCAAGATTAGCGCGGTGCCTTTCCACATGTGGACGCCGGACGTTTATGAAGGTGCGCCCACCCCAGTCACCGCCTTTTTCGCGAGCGCTCCTAAAGTCGCCGCTATCGCGCTGACCGTGCGCGTGATTATCGACGCCTTTGGTAGCCAGACATCAACATGGCAACAGATTATCGTATTCGTAGCGCTGGCTTCAATTGTACTGGGTGCCGTTGCGGCGATCGGGCAGCAAAATATCAAACGCTTGCTTGCGTTCAGTTCGATCAACAATGTCGGTTTCCTTTTAATCGGTTTGGCTGCGGGTACGGCGCAGGGCATTTCTGCAATGCTTTTCTATCTGGTGATTTATGTCGCCATGACGTTGGGCAGCTTTATCTGCGTTATGGAAATGCGGGATACTGAAGGCAAACCGCTTGAAACTCTATCCAGTCTTGCTGGCTTGTCGCAGACTCGTCCGGGCCTTGCTGCGGCCTTTGCCGTGTTCATGTTCTCGCTTGCTGGTATTCCACCGCTGTTCGGTTTCTGGGGCAAATTCCTTGTCTTTGATGCCGCCGTGGCAGCAGGTATGCTCCCACTCGCAGTGATCGGTATCGCGGCCTCAGTTATTGGTGCCTTTTACTATATCAAAGTCGTCAAGATCATCTATTTCGATGATCCTGCCGGTGCTATTGCTCAGACCGGCCATAAGACTGAAAATGGTTTGATAGCGCTGATGGCCCTGGCGGTTTCTCCTCTTGGTTATCTGGCCATTCCGGTTCTGGCTCCTGTCACTGCAACCGCGGCTCAGGCTTTATTCTGA
- a CDS encoding NADH-quinone oxidoreductase subunit M, whose translation MNQLDFPILSLMMGLPMLAAIICLFLGAHAARLLALVTTLVLFALGVVLWANYDIGGPQWQYVERIDLFGNFAWALGIDGISMMLIMLTVFLMPICIGASWESIKERVGEYMAAFLFMEVLMIGVFAAQDIFLFYILFEAGLIPMYLIIGIWGGTNRIYASYKFFLYTLLGSVVMLIAMLWMVQDAGTSDIPTLLNYDFAPEAQTWLWLAFFASFAVKMPMWPVHTWLPDAHVQAPTAGSVILAGVLLKMGGYGFLRFSLPMFPEASEQFIWLIFAFSMVAVIYTSLVALVQEDMKKLIAYSSVAHMAIVTLGLFAFNRQGIEGAIIVMLSHGLVSGALFLCVGVIYDRLHTREISRYGGLSINMPKYALLFMLFTMASIGLPGTSGFVGEFLSLVGLYKVNSWVTLVATTGIILGAGYMLYLYRRVAFGELVHDDVKAMPDLSAREMALLAPIAAAVMWMGVYPESFLAPIRGDVGTLVARIDRAAPEGDAHLKMGQAKAATKGHGAEASHGESH comes from the coding sequence ATGAACCAGCTTGATTTCCCGATCCTGTCGCTAATGATGGGGCTGCCCATGCTGGCGGCCATCATTTGCCTGTTCTTGGGTGCCCATGCAGCCCGGTTGCTGGCGCTTGTGACAACCTTGGTGCTCTTCGCGCTCGGAGTGGTTCTTTGGGCCAATTACGATATTGGCGGTCCGCAATGGCAATATGTTGAGCGGATTGATCTGTTTGGCAATTTTGCCTGGGCGCTCGGCATAGACGGCATCTCGATGATGCTGATCATGCTCACGGTCTTCCTAATGCCAATTTGTATCGGTGCCAGCTGGGAGTCGATCAAGGAGCGTGTCGGCGAATATATGGCGGCATTCCTGTTCATGGAAGTGCTGATGATCGGTGTGTTTGCAGCGCAGGATATTTTCCTGTTTTACATTCTATTCGAGGCAGGCTTGATCCCGATGTATCTGATTATCGGTATCTGGGGTGGCACCAACCGGATTTACGCCAGTTACAAATTCTTCCTCTATACGTTGCTGGGCTCCGTTGTGATGCTGATCGCGATGCTGTGGATGGTGCAGGATGCTGGTACGAGCGATATTCCCACGCTGCTCAACTATGACTTTGCGCCGGAAGCACAAACCTGGCTCTGGTTGGCCTTTTTCGCGAGCTTTGCCGTCAAAATGCCGATGTGGCCAGTACATACCTGGTTGCCCGATGCCCACGTGCAGGCACCGACCGCCGGTTCTGTGATCTTGGCGGGCGTATTGCTGAAAATGGGTGGCTATGGCTTCTTGCGCTTTTCGCTGCCCATGTTCCCGGAAGCATCCGAGCAGTTTATCTGGTTGATTTTCGCCTTCTCCATGGTTGCGGTGATCTACACGTCATTGGTTGCGCTGGTGCAAGAGGACATGAAGAAGCTGATTGCCTATTCTTCGGTCGCCCATATGGCGATTGTTACTTTGGGGCTGTTTGCTTTCAACCGTCAGGGCATTGAAGGTGCGATTATTGTCATGCTCAGTCACGGTCTGGTATCGGGCGCACTCTTCCTGTGTGTTGGTGTGATATATGATCGCCTGCACACGAGAGAAATTAGCCGTTACGGTGGGCTTTCGATCAACATGCCAAAATATGCGCTGCTGTTCATGCTGTTCACTATGGCATCGATTGGTCTACCCGGCACCAGCGGATTTGTTGGTGAGTTCCTATCGCTAGTCGGTCTTTACAAGGTGAATAGCTGGGTCACGCTGGTTGCAACGACCGGTATTATTTTGGGCGCCGGTTACATGCTTTATCTCTATCGCCGGGTCGCTTTTGGTGAACTGGTGCATGATGACGTGAAGGCAATGCCGGATCTATCTGCTCGTGAAATGGCGCTATTGGCACCTATCGCAGCTGCAGTCATGTGGATGGGTGTTTATCCGGAAAGCTTTTTGGCACCGATCCGCGGAGATGTAGGTACACTGGTCGCGCGAATTGATCGCGCCGCGCCGGAGGGGGATGCGCATTTGAAAATGGGTCAAGCGAAGGCGGCAACCAAAGGCCATGGGGCCGAAGCCAGTCATGGGGAGTCGCACTGA
- a CDS encoding biotin--[acetyl-CoA-carboxylase] ligase, whose amino-acid sequence MKARAKSGAVEGSWLRAEKQNGGVGRMGRRWESPKGNLYCSTIVNCRIGDPAPLTLSFVAALAVYETINAHLPHDEIWLKWPNDILVSGSKICGILLEGAGDSVVVGIGVNVAIAPEVEGRVVTSLHKEGADPELTASAFLESLAQNFMDVLIRWRQSGLAAILDVWQQNAHPVGTRLSTSDAHGIRVDGEYAGLSNDGALRLRKPDGTLIEIHAGDVEVG is encoded by the coding sequence ATGAAAGCACGTGCCAAATCGGGTGCCGTTGAGGGAAGTTGGCTACGTGCTGAAAAACAAAACGGCGGTGTCGGGCGAATGGGGCGCAGATGGGAGAGCCCGAAAGGTAATCTCTATTGTAGTACGATAGTGAACTGCCGTATCGGTGATCCTGCGCCTTTGACATTGTCTTTTGTAGCAGCACTCGCCGTATATGAGACGATCAACGCGCATCTTCCACATGATGAGATCTGGTTGAAATGGCCCAATGATATATTGGTATCTGGTTCGAAAATTTGTGGAATTTTGCTCGAAGGCGCCGGTGATTCGGTTGTCGTGGGCATTGGCGTAAACGTCGCGATTGCTCCAGAGGTCGAGGGGCGGGTTGTTACCAGCCTGCATAAGGAGGGAGCTGATCCTGAGCTGACCGCCTCTGCATTTCTGGAATCTTTGGCACAAAATTTTATGGATGTGCTGATTAGATGGAGGCAGTCGGGTCTGGCTGCGATCTTGGATGTATGGCAACAAAATGCCCATCCAGTGGGAACACGCTTATCAACAAGCGATGCCCACGGAATCCGCGTGGACGGCGAATATGCTGGCCTTTCGAATGACGGTGCACTGCGCTTGAGAAAGCCGGACGGAACGCTTATCGAGATACATGCTGGCGATGTTGAAGTCGGTTAG
- a CDS encoding ribonuclease J — protein sequence MKPKNELLFLALGGSAEIGMNVNLYGCDGKWVMVDLGMTFSDPAYPGIDLVLPDLEFIEKQSKNLLGIVLTHGHEDHIGAIPYFAGELDVPLYATPFTAGLIRRKLEEVGLENDVELNIIPNEGSFDLGPFGFRYLPLAHSIAEGNALLIDTPYGKIFHTGDWKLDEEPMLGIPSTPEQLTAVGDDGILAMVCDSTNVFNNAPSGSEGDVYRNLMRVVENLDNRVLVTTFASNAARLQTLGEVAKNSGRQLCVAGRSLDRMIENSRENGYLKDFPATVSFDDAMNIPRDEIMIIATGGQGEARAALGRIAGDTHTIKLTEGDHVLFSSKQIPGNEIAIGRIQNQLAAKGVVMITDRQEHIHVSGHPGRPELAEMYKWIRPEILVPVHGEIRHMKEQARFAIEQGVPKTIFQQNGDVVRLAPDGPKILRQERTGRLVVDGDVIIPADGKTLNERRKIAYNGMISVAIGLDPKGKVSGQPSLRLSGVPLEEDEEDFLDEIYNKITETYRKPIGDIDRFSEEVRLMVRRSATEWTGKKPIVAVLVVEA from the coding sequence ATAAAACCAAAAAACGAACTTCTCTTCCTGGCTCTTGGCGGGTCGGCGGAGATTGGCATGAACGTCAATCTATATGGCTGCGATGGTAAATGGGTCATGGTCGACCTTGGTATGACTTTTTCAGATCCGGCCTATCCCGGCATTGATCTTGTCTTGCCAGACCTGGAATTTATCGAGAAGCAATCGAAAAACCTGCTGGGGATTGTGCTGACCCATGGTCATGAGGACCATATTGGGGCGATTCCTTATTTTGCAGGTGAACTGGATGTTCCGCTCTATGCGACGCCTTTTACCGCCGGTTTAATACGGCGAAAACTGGAAGAAGTAGGCCTGGAGAATGATGTTGAATTGAACATCATCCCGAATGAAGGAAGCTTCGATCTTGGGCCTTTCGGTTTTCGTTATTTGCCGCTTGCGCACAGCATCGCAGAAGGCAACGCGCTGCTGATCGACACGCCTTATGGCAAAATATTCCATACTGGCGATTGGAAGTTGGATGAGGAACCCATGTTGGGAATACCATCTACACCTGAGCAGCTTACCGCTGTCGGTGATGATGGCATCCTGGCGATGGTTTGTGACTCGACAAATGTCTTCAATAATGCTCCGTCGGGTTCAGAAGGCGATGTTTATCGCAATCTCATGCGGGTCGTTGAAAATCTTGATAATCGCGTATTGGTAACGACATTTGCCTCCAATGCCGCTCGACTGCAAACGCTTGGCGAGGTTGCGAAAAACTCTGGTCGGCAGTTATGTGTCGCTGGACGGTCATTGGACCGGATGATCGAAAATTCTCGCGAAAATGGCTATCTGAAAGACTTTCCTGCAACGGTGAGCTTCGATGATGCGATGAATATTCCGCGCGATGAAATCATGATTATCGCAACGGGCGGGCAGGGTGAGGCGCGGGCAGCACTGGGCCGGATCGCTGGTGATACACATACAATCAAGCTGACTGAGGGCGATCACGTCCTTTTCTCGTCCAAACAAATACCGGGTAATGAGATTGCCATTGGTCGTATTCAGAATCAGTTGGCAGCCAAAGGTGTCGTCATGATTACTGATCGACAGGAGCATATCCATGTATCGGGACATCCCGGTCGTCCGGAACTGGCCGAAATGTATAAATGGATCCGTCCAGAGATATTGGTGCCCGTCCATGGTGAAATCCGTCATATGAAAGAGCAGGCGCGCTTCGCCATAGAGCAAGGTGTTCCCAAAACGATTTTTCAGCAAAATGGCGATGTAGTTCGTCTGGCGCCTGATGGCCCGAAAATACTGCGCCAGGAGAGAACAGGGCGACTTGTTGTTGATGGAGATGTCATTATTCCAGCAGATGGCAAGACGCTTAACGAGCGGCGGAAAATCGCCTATAATGGGATGATTTCCGTGGCGATAGGTCTCGATCCTAAGGGCAAAGTCTCAGGACAGCCATCGCTTCGTCTGTCAGGTGTTCCGTTGGAGGAAGATGAAGAAGATTTTCTCGATGAGATTTATAACAAAATTACTGAGACTTACAGGAAGCCAATTGGTGATATCGACCGGTTTTCTGAAGAAGTGCGCTTGATGGTCCGGCGTAGTGCAACGGAATGGACCGGAAAGAAACCTATTGTTGCGGTATTGGTAGTAGAGGCCTGA
- a CDS encoding type III pantothenate kinase gives MLLAIDAGNTNVVFALFEGSEIKARWRIATDPRRTADEYVVWLRQLLELNDWSLDSVDAVIIGTVVPRALHNLTVLSEKYFGVTPLVAGRGDAEWGVALDVAQPDTVGADRVLNIIAAHETYKQDIVIIDFGTATTFDVADYDGAYKGGVIAPGINLSLDALVGKTAQLPRIALEAPDDDNVIGRTTESQMLIGIFWGYVGMIEGLVQRTKVQIGRPTKVIATGGLSVLFDEHTDVFDHLESDLTLRGLLILYQRATNT, from the coding sequence ATGCTGCTCGCAATAGATGCAGGTAATACGAATGTTGTGTTCGCGCTTTTTGAGGGGTCAGAAATAAAGGCCCGTTGGCGCATCGCTACAGATCCGCGCCGCACTGCCGATGAATATGTGGTTTGGTTACGACAATTGCTTGAGTTGAATGATTGGAGTTTGGATTCTGTCGATGCCGTAATTATCGGTACCGTTGTTCCCCGGGCTCTTCATAATCTAACCGTGTTGTCCGAGAAATATTTTGGCGTGACGCCGCTTGTAGCAGGTCGCGGAGATGCCGAATGGGGTGTCGCGTTGGATGTTGCGCAACCGGACACGGTGGGAGCCGATCGTGTGCTGAACATTATCGCAGCGCATGAGACCTACAAACAAGATATTGTGATCATCGATTTCGGAACCGCTACGACTTTTGATGTTGCCGATTATGACGGCGCCTATAAAGGCGGCGTTATCGCGCCGGGTATCAATCTCTCGCTTGATGCATTGGTCGGTAAAACAGCGCAATTGCCGCGCATCGCGTTAGAAGCACCAGACGATGACAATGTCATTGGCCGCACAACAGAAAGCCAGATGCTGATTGGTATCTTTTGGGGCTATGTTGGAATGATCGAGGGATTGGTCCAACGTACAAAAGTTCAAATAGGGCGCCCAACAAAGGTTATCGCGACGGGAGGCCTGTCCGTGCTATTTGATGAACATACTGACGTATTTGATCATCTTGAGTCCGACCTTACGCTACGCGGCCTGTTAATCCTCTACCAGAGAGCAACCAACACCTAA
- a CDS encoding coiled-coil domain-containing protein translates to MEHVEIDETDGEEALELSDDDRESEEEIDTNQQVDGADSDEEWSHYADEEVSSASKSHYVAPTLLGISIAIWTGLFLWVNQEIFSVIPSMKGGIDLFSQYCMPVATLAVLYLLYMRNSTREAKRFDDVGSSLRAESEQLEFRLKTVNNELAMAREFLAGETRELETLGSQSSEKLNNAASNIKSALSDGLSKMKKLDDVGGAAYKNLEQLREHLPVVINTAKDVTNQIGNSGRSAQAEIAAMVTTLKRVGDVGTAAKESLDELNHRSEESLENLAKTAEDIKQKFTAQLSEAETGTNRIAGVLKNASTEVIEALHKTRAELATESSESSQAIKADLAALEETLVTVGKAADDEETRLKDLVAGLNENILEISTKVETLDNESGEKTAKLAFAMTALEQNSDALKKSIEEGHGTADGMIERIEQLLVALDSSARELDETLPAAFERMNEKTESSFATFNRMTEEAAKVGTVTEEVTAKIEKSDEAIEEQRAKLAKLSHDGNIATDNVLGKIDGLAKELQDVRDQNEALAESAGEKLISALLRVKETARQASEHSREALEKSISGSAEAFEKVSEEALNKIIDEKITSIAPKLEKAVSNAVATTESTAGHLTSQLNAIEEMTVKLEQRILFAKEKAEQSSEENFTRRVASLTESLNSTAIDVTKLLSNEVTDTEWAAYLKGDRGIFTRRAVRLLDAGEVREILSEYDSNSEFREHVNRYIHDFETMLRGVLATRDGSAVSVTLLSSDIGKLYVALAQAIERLRS, encoded by the coding sequence ATGGAACATGTCGAGATTGATGAAACTGATGGCGAAGAAGCCCTTGAGCTCAGCGATGATGATCGTGAGAGCGAGGAGGAAATCGATACAAATCAACAAGTTGACGGGGCCGATAGCGATGAAGAGTGGAGCCATTATGCGGATGAAGAAGTAAGTTCTGCTTCAAAGTCCCATTATGTCGCACCGACACTATTGGGAATCTCCATCGCCATTTGGACAGGCTTATTCCTCTGGGTCAATCAAGAGATTTTTTCCGTGATTCCTTCCATGAAAGGCGGAATCGACCTTTTCTCGCAATATTGTATGCCGGTTGCCACCCTCGCGGTGCTCTATTTGCTCTATATGAGGAACAGCACGCGGGAGGCAAAACGCTTTGATGATGTGGGATCATCTCTGCGCGCCGAATCCGAGCAGCTGGAATTTCGTCTAAAGACAGTCAATAACGAGCTGGCAATGGCACGTGAGTTTCTGGCCGGTGAAACGAGAGAATTGGAAACACTGGGTAGCCAGTCTTCCGAGAAATTGAACAATGCAGCGAGTAACATAAAATCCGCTCTCAGTGATGGCTTGTCCAAAATGAAAAAGCTCGATGATGTCGGCGGCGCTGCTTACAAAAATCTTGAACAGCTGCGCGAACATCTGCCTGTGGTTATCAACACCGCTAAAGATGTAACCAACCAGATCGGCAATTCTGGGCGATCCGCTCAAGCCGAAATTGCAGCGATGGTCACCACGCTCAAGCGCGTAGGCGATGTTGGAACGGCGGCTAAAGAGAGCCTCGATGAGTTAAATCATCGGTCTGAGGAATCTTTAGAGAATCTCGCAAAAACAGCAGAAGACATTAAGCAGAAATTCACTGCGCAATTGTCTGAGGCCGAAACCGGCACCAACCGCATTGCCGGGGTTTTAAAGAACGCATCCACCGAAGTTATCGAAGCGCTGCATAAAACGCGCGCGGAATTGGCCACCGAGTCATCAGAAAGTTCACAGGCCATCAAGGCAGACCTCGCGGCTTTGGAAGAGACGCTGGTGACAGTTGGCAAAGCGGCGGATGACGAAGAAACACGCCTCAAGGATTTGGTTGCCGGTCTGAATGAAAATATCCTCGAGATTTCCACCAAAGTGGAAACGCTCGACAATGAAAGCGGTGAAAAAACCGCAAAACTTGCCTTTGCCATGACTGCGCTGGAGCAGAATAGCGATGCACTCAAAAAATCGATCGAAGAAGGTCATGGCACAGCCGATGGCATGATCGAGCGTATTGAGCAGTTGTTGGTTGCGTTGGACAGCAGTGCCAGAGAGCTTGATGAAACATTGCCGGCTGCGTTTGAGCGGATGAATGAGAAAACTGAAAGCAGTTTTGCCACATTTAACCGCATGACCGAAGAGGCGGCAAAAGTTGGCACTGTTACTGAAGAAGTCACGGCGAAAATTGAAAAATCAGATGAAGCCATTGAAGAACAACGGGCGAAGCTCGCCAAACTAAGTCATGATGGAAATATCGCGACCGACAATGTTCTCGGAAAAATCGATGGCTTGGCGAAAGAGTTGCAAGATGTTCGTGATCAAAATGAGGCTTTGGCAGAAAGTGCTGGCGAAAAACTGATCAGCGCGCTGCTTCGTGTAAAAGAAACAGCAAGACAAGCGTCCGAGCATTCTCGAGAAGCTCTGGAGAAATCCATATCCGGCTCTGCGGAAGCCTTTGAGAAGGTCAGTGAAGAAGCTCTCAACAAGATTATCGACGAGAAGATAACGTCGATCGCACCCAAGCTGGAAAAAGCTGTTTCCAATGCCGTCGCCACAACTGAGTCGACCGCAGGTCATCTGACCAGCCAGCTCAACGCAATTGAGGAAATGACGGTCAAGCTGGAACAACGCATTTTGTTCGCGAAAGAAAAAGCGGAGCAGAGCAGTGAAGAGAATTTCACGCGCCGGGTTGCGTCACTCACCGAGTCACTCAACTCCACTGCCATAGACGTGACCAAATTGCTGTCGAACGAGGTAACCGACACCGAATGGGCCGCTTATCTGAAAGGAGATCGCGGTATCTTCACCCGTCGGGCGGTACGCCTGCTCGATGCCGGAGAGGTCCGCGAAATATTATCAGAATATGACAGCAACTCCGAGTTCCGCGAACATGTAAACCGCTATATTCACGACTTTGAAACGATGCTCCGCGGTGTCCTGGCAACCCGAGACGGAAGTGCGGTAAGTGTTACTTTGCTGTCATCTGACATCGGCAAACTATATGTCGCATTGGCACAAGCAATCGAACGCCTTCGTAGCTAG
- a CDS encoding sensor histidine kinase translates to MTKSGNLAEPVRGQLDANGCLVSADPPLLRLHLHCGGYEGGPLAIPQLLNLCRLSRQLDMNLSRPVQAADEENLISMWVEIRLLRGQHEGAIAISIVDWKESPAPSTNREEPSRRRDFDRLNGRGSIRTDASLRIMALSLPGDLDAIENYVGHSLLDVLEFVEPSKQSVLIESISERQPVRGQHVRQRQGKKSFYTLSGQPLIDNEGLFSGYRFSLELDQEREADENRDDTETRFGEGDLISDSLFGSQLGPALRQPLGKIIANAETIGSRLEGPLRGDYSNYAKDIASAGRHLMDLVNDLSDLEAIQRTSFSVAADDIDLVDLAHRAAGLLAVKAADHQIRIDLPEKDLKMPVRGEFRRVLQILVNLIGNAIRYSPDGSVIKLRVASEGEFSAVTVRDQGDGIAVEDQQRIFEKFERLGRSGDGGSGLGLFISRRLANAMDGSLTVESAVGKGSTFKLSLPSRTI, encoded by the coding sequence ATGACGAAGTCGGGCAATCTTGCCGAGCCTGTGCGCGGGCAATTGGATGCTAATGGTTGCCTGGTCTCGGCAGATCCGCCGCTGCTGCGTTTGCATTTGCATTGCGGTGGATATGAAGGCGGACCTCTCGCTATTCCTCAATTGTTGAATCTTTGCCGCCTAAGTCGTCAACTGGACATGAATCTGTCACGTCCGGTGCAGGCTGCCGACGAGGAAAATCTGATCAGCATGTGGGTTGAAATTCGACTTCTGCGCGGACAGCATGAGGGGGCGATTGCGATCAGCATTGTTGATTGGAAGGAGTCACCAGCGCCTTCGACAAATCGCGAAGAGCCAAGTCGTAGAAGGGATTTCGATCGCTTGAACGGGCGGGGTTCCATCCGCACCGATGCTTCTTTACGGATCATGGCCCTATCATTGCCCGGTGATTTGGATGCGATTGAAAATTACGTTGGTCACTCCCTTTTGGATGTTCTCGAATTTGTAGAGCCATCAAAACAAAGCGTATTGATTGAGTCTATTTCAGAGCGTCAACCTGTGCGGGGACAACATGTCCGGCAGAGGCAAGGTAAAAAGTCATTCTATACGCTTTCCGGACAACCGTTGATCGACAATGAGGGACTTTTCTCTGGCTATCGGTTTTCGCTTGAACTGGACCAAGAGCGTGAAGCGGATGAAAATCGAGACGACACAGAAACGCGGTTCGGTGAAGGCGATCTGATCAGTGACTCTCTTTTTGGTTCACAGCTCGGACCGGCATTGCGTCAGCCACTAGGCAAAATCATTGCCAATGCAGAAACAATTGGCAGTCGGTTGGAAGGTCCCCTGCGTGGCGACTATTCCAACTATGCAAAAGACATTGCCTCGGCAGGCCGCCATCTGATGGACTTGGTCAATGATCTCTCTGATCTAGAAGCCATTCAGCGGACAAGCTTTTCGGTTGCGGCAGATGATATCGACCTGGTGGACCTCGCTCATCGCGCCGCTGGCTTGCTTGCGGTCAAGGCAGCGGATCATCAGATCCGAATTGATCTTCCGGAGAAAGACTTGAAAATGCCTGTGAGAGGTGAATTTCGTAGAGTTCTTCAAATATTGGTGAATCTGATTGGCAATGCGATCCGGTATTCACCTGATGGTTCGGTAATCAAATTGCGAGTGGCGTCAGAAGGTGAGTTTTCTGCAGTTACCGTCCGCGATCAGGGCGATGGGATCGCTGTAGAAGATCAACAACGTATATTTGAAAAATTTGAAAGATTGGGACGTTCCGGTGATGGTGGCAGTGGGCTGGGATTGTTTATTTCCCGCCGTTTAGCAAACGCCATGGATGGGAGCCTGACCGTCGAGAGCGCCGTGGGTAAAGGTTCTACGTTCAAGCTTAGCCTGCCGTCGCGTACGATTTAG
- a CDS encoding DUF1467 family protein, with protein sequence MEWTSILAIYVLFWVISAFIILPFGIRNHAETGVEMVKGQADGAPVNFKPGRVLLYTTLLATFAFILFYFNYTNHWVTVEDIDFFGSIERIRG encoded by the coding sequence ATGGAATGGACATCTATCCTTGCGATTTATGTTTTGTTTTGGGTGATCTCAGCCTTCATCATTCTGCCTTTCGGTATTCGCAATCATGCGGAAACGGGGGTTGAAATGGTCAAAGGGCAAGCAGATGGAGCCCCAGTCAATTTCAAGCCGGGCAGGGTTCTACTCTACACGACATTGCTCGCCACATTTGCGTTTATCTTGTTCTATTTTAACTACACCAACCACTGGGTTACAGTCGAAGATATCGATTTCTTCGGGAGTATTGAGCGGATACGTGGCTAA